Proteins found in one Sorghum bicolor cultivar BTx623 chromosome 1, Sorghum_bicolor_NCBIv3, whole genome shotgun sequence genomic segment:
- the LOC8069842 gene encoding 9-beta-pimara-7,15-diene oxidase: MELISTTTAFLSALMLILVSFLAHKARGKSMNRRPPGPLALPFVGCIHHLLTSQPQAALRDLAQKHGPVMYLKLGQVDTVVISSPTAAQEALREKDLSLASRPSLLGSEIICYGNRDIAFAPYGDYWRSLRKMCTVELLNASKVRQFAAIRDSETMSLVREIRCAAAATGGGGGGEPVNLGGLLLSCSNSITGRAAFGNRCSSELKADFLSAISVVLSNMSGFCVSDLFPSLRFVDALIGTKRRLRRAHQQLEDVFGRIISDGEARREERKGSAAGEDEDLLSVMLRIRDEGGFEIPINNTNIKGIILDLFTAGTETTSSVAEWLMTELMRNPNTMQKAQEEVRQALNHKSPHEHESQMDKLHYLRMVIKETLRLYPPLPLLIPRQCRETCDVGGYEVPKGSRVIVNAWAIARSQAHWDNADKFMPERFEHNGAADYYKAAATTTQFEYLPFGHGRRICPGMGFGLSTLEILVARLLYYFDWSLPDGMKVEDLDMDMTVGASARRTNKLHLVASPYQVPM, from the exons ATGGAGCTAATAAGCACAACCACTGCCTTCTTGTCCGCCCTGATGCTAATCCTTGTGTCATTCCTAGCCCACAAAGCTAGAGGCAAATCCATGAACAGGAGGCCTCCGGGTCCTTTGGCCCTCCCCTTCGTCGGATGCATCCACCACCTGCTCACCTCGCAGCCGCAGGCCGCCCTACGCGACCTGGCTCAGAAGCATGGCCCGGTGATGTACCTGAAGCTGGGGCAGGTGGACACCGTCGTCATCTCCTCGCCGACGGCGGCGCAGGAGGCGCTCCGGGAGAAGGACCTAAGCCTGGCGTCGCGGCCGAGCTTGCTGGGCTCGGAGATCATCTGCTACGGCAACCGCGACATCGCCTTCGCGCCCTACGGCGACTACTGGCGCTCGCTGCGCAAGATGTGCACCGTCGAGCTCCTCAACGCTTCCAAGGTGAGGCAGTTCGCGGCCATCAGGGACAGCGAGACCATGTCCCTGGTCAGGGAGATACgctgtgctgctgctgccaccggcggcggcggcggcggagagccCGTGAACCTCGGCGGCCTGCTCCTGTCGTGCTCCAACTCCATAACTGGAAGGGCAGCGTTTGGCAACCGCTGCAGCAGCGAGCTCAAGGCGGATTTTCTGTCAGCCATCTCCGTGGTGTTAAGCAACATGTCAGGGTTCTGCGTCTCGGACCTCTTCCCATCGCTGCGGTTCGTGGACGCCCTCATTGGCACCAAACGCCGCCTACGGAGGGCGCACCAGCAGCTGGAAGACGTGTTTGGCAGGATCATCTCTGACGGGGAGGCGCGACGGGAGGAAAGAAAGGGAAGCGCTGCAGGAGAAGACGAGGACCTTCTAAGCGTCATGCTGAGGATTCGTGATGAGGGGGGATTTGAGATCCCAATCAACAACACAAATATCAAGGGAATCATTCTG GATTTATTCACAGCAGGGACAGAAACGACTTCGTCAGTCGCCGAGTGGCTGATGACAGAGCTGATGAGGAACCCTAACACAATGCAGAAGGCGCAAGAGGAGGTGCGGCAAGCATTGAACCACAAAAGCCCCCATGAGCACGAATCACAGATGGACAAGCTGCACTACTTGAGGATGGTGATCAAGGAGACCCTGAGGCTGTACCCACCCCTCCCGCTTCTCATTCCTCGTCAGTGCCGGGAGACCTGCGATGTTGGTGGGTACGAGGTGCCCAAAGGTAGCAGGGTGATCGTCAACGCATGGGCGATCGCGAGGAGCCAAGCGCACTGGGACAACGCCGACAAGTTCATGCCTGAAAGATTTGAGCACAATGGTGCGGCAGATTATTACAAAGCTGCTGCTACGACTACACAGTTTGAGTACTTGCCGTTTGGGCATGGGAGGAGGATTTGCCCGGGCATGGGCTTCGGCTTATCCACCTTGGAGATCCTAGTAGCGCGGCTCCTCTACTACTTTGATTGGAGCCTTCCGGATGGAATGAAGGTGGAGGACCTGGACATGGACATGACTGTTGGTGCGTCGGCCAGGAGAACCAACAAACTGCACCTAGTGGCCTCGCCGTATCAAGTACCCATGTAG